In one Pseudomonas sp. SG20056 genomic region, the following are encoded:
- a CDS encoding response regulator transcription factor: MLTCTRPAARILAVEDDPLLASHLQQHLQDSGYGVTLSRDGSEGLRLAAEGDFDLVLMDILLPGISGLQVLQSLREQRGVPVILMSALGGEQDRIAGFSQGADDYLPKPFSMDELKVRIEAVLRRVAYERREFTTPGLDPQLQFDDSRTDVCLRGQWADLTQTEFRLLELFVRHPEGLMTKAFLYQQVLRRAYSRHDRSLDMHISHIRRKLLALGYSAGRLETVWGKGYLFTREGV; this comes from the coding sequence GTGCTCACTTGTACCCGTCCAGCCGCGCGGATTCTTGCGGTTGAAGATGACCCGCTACTAGCCAGCCATTTGCAGCAGCATCTGCAGGACAGCGGTTATGGCGTCACCCTCAGTCGCGATGGCAGTGAAGGGCTGCGACTGGCAGCCGAGGGTGACTTCGATTTGGTCCTGATGGACATCCTGCTGCCTGGCATCAGCGGCCTGCAGGTATTGCAGAGCCTGCGTGAGCAGCGCGGCGTGCCGGTCATTCTGATGTCGGCCTTGGGTGGCGAACAGGACCGGATTGCCGGTTTCAGTCAGGGCGCGGATGACTACCTACCCAAGCCCTTCAGCATGGATGAACTGAAAGTGCGCATCGAGGCAGTGCTGCGTCGGGTGGCGTATGAACGGCGTGAATTCACTACACCGGGGTTGGATCCGCAGTTGCAGTTTGATGATTCCCGCACGGATGTGTGCCTGCGCGGGCAATGGGCGGATCTAACCCAGACTGAGTTTCGCCTGCTTGAGCTGTTTGTGCGCCATCCGGAAGGCTTGATGACCAAGGCCTTTCTCTACCAGCAGGTGCTGCGCCGCGCCTATTCACGGCACGACCGCAGCCTGGATATGCATATCAGTCATATCCGGCGCAAGTTGCTGGCTCTTGGCTATAGTGCCGGGCGCCTGGAAACCGTGTGGGGCAAAGGTTATCTCTTTACCCGCGAGGGCGTTTGA
- a CDS encoding histidine kinase sensor domain-containing protein, producing MPGRHSLFWRLALLVMAFCLLIIWVSWSWGGRIEFRGYLLSEAAQQQLLGYAAEAEQVWRSAGAEGVERWEAQMQQRESVWLAVLGRDLRALGTRTLSLAETERLTAMRHIDWPMSKRASGLPVIALPFPQQPQDGQLVIELPERFLPQGFTWHAQLLVHGLLPCGLALLLCALLYRLLITPLQHLREQANALRDEQLSVRTASQISTRQDELGELGRAFDHMAERLQGMLSLQRQLLRDLSHELRTPLSRLRVACESGLDAEQLRQRLEREVGGMQRLVDDTLELIWLGTERPQPELEAISLPSLWALLAEDACFESGWPQAQLRCLLPEHCCVRGHLNGLAQALENGLRNAIRHSHPGAMISLDGRLEQGEWLFWLEDQGGGVAATQLEQMFLPFIRLSAARPGGDGFGLGLAIARSAMQMQGGAMWAENTGQGLRLNFRLKSV from the coding sequence ATGCCGGGACGTCACTCGTTGTTCTGGCGGCTGGCTTTGCTGGTCATGGCTTTCTGCCTGCTGATCATCTGGGTTAGCTGGTCCTGGGGCGGGCGTATCGAGTTTCGCGGCTATCTGCTTAGTGAGGCGGCGCAGCAGCAACTGCTTGGCTATGCCGCTGAGGCTGAGCAGGTCTGGCGCAGCGCTGGTGCCGAAGGCGTCGAGCGCTGGGAGGCGCAGATGCAGCAGCGCGAGTCAGTCTGGCTGGCGGTGCTTGGTCGCGATTTGCGCGCCCTCGGCACGCGGACCTTGAGCCTGGCAGAAACCGAGCGGCTTACGGCCATGCGGCATATCGACTGGCCGATGAGTAAGCGCGCCAGTGGCCTGCCGGTCATTGCCTTGCCGTTTCCGCAGCAACCACAGGATGGCCAACTGGTGATCGAGTTGCCGGAGCGTTTTCTGCCGCAGGGTTTTACCTGGCACGCCCAGTTGTTGGTGCACGGCCTGCTGCCCTGCGGGCTGGCGCTGCTGCTCTGTGCTTTGCTCTATCGCCTGCTGATTACCCCGTTGCAGCACCTACGTGAGCAGGCCAACGCCCTGCGTGATGAGCAACTGAGTGTGCGCACGGCCAGTCAGATCAGTACCCGTCAGGATGAGCTGGGCGAGCTGGGCCGCGCCTTTGATCATATGGCCGAGCGCCTGCAGGGCATGCTCAGCTTACAGCGTCAGCTGCTGCGCGATCTTTCCCATGAGCTGCGTACACCCTTGAGCCGCTTGCGGGTGGCCTGTGAGAGTGGTCTGGATGCCGAGCAACTGCGTCAGCGCCTGGAGCGTGAAGTCGGCGGCATGCAGCGCCTGGTGGATGACACCCTGGAGTTGATCTGGCTGGGTACCGAGCGTCCGCAACCTGAGCTGGAAGCGATCAGCCTGCCTTCGCTGTGGGCCTTGCTGGCCGAGGATGCCTGCTTTGAAAGTGGCTGGCCGCAGGCCCAGCTGCGTTGTCTGCTGCCTGAGCACTGCTGCGTGCGCGGGCACCTCAATGGCCTGGCGCAGGCGCTGGAAAACGGTTTGCGCAATGCCATTCGGCATTCCCACCCTGGCGCAATGATCAGCCTGGATGGGCGCTTGGAGCAGGGCGAGTGGCTGTTCTGGCTGGAGGATCAGGGTGGTGGCGTGGCGGCTACGCAGCTGGAGCAGATGTTCCTGCCGTTTATTCGTTTGTCAGCGGCTCGCCCCGGCGGTGATGGCTTTGGCCTGGGCCTGGCGATTGCCCGCAGCGCCATGCAGATGCAGGGCGGGGCGATGTGGGCCGAGAACACGGGTCAAGGTTTGCGTCTGAATTTTCGGCTGAAAAGTGTATAG
- a CDS encoding TonB-dependent siderophore receptor, translating to MQSRFKLSHLSLAIVAASLSPCTLFAADVVDAEIDALSAAAEPTDAITLKDAVVTAKQELKQAPGVSIITAEDIKKRPPANDLSDVIRREPGVNLTGNSTSGSRGNNRQIDLRGMGPENTLILIDGRPSSSRNAVRYGWTGDRDTRGETNWVPAEEVERIEILRGPAAARYGSGAMGGVVNIITKRPTEELRGSVTLYAIQPEDDAEGAGQRANFNLSGALNDSLAFRLYGGANKTNADDAGINAERQVGADTLVAGREGVRNKDISGLLSWQINPDHSLDLEATYSRQGNIYAGDTMLNGGGAFVNQLYGKETNIIQRSSYALTHNGEYDWGSSTASLAYDYTRNERLNEGLAGGGEGAPSEGAGVFMSRLRNTRANAEVNLPLEMGAPQVLTLGGEYLYESLNDPGSMRAQTWDPGVGGVPAIPGFDRSQTKTTAHSFALFAEDNIEVGERTIVTPGLRYDDHEEFGGNWSPSLNASHELTDELTLKGGIARAYKTPNLYQSNPNYLLYSMGFGCNAAEANAGGCYLIGNPDLEPETSINKEIGLAFDKGTWRTSATYFRNDYKNKIVSSNTAEFRLANGRRVQNWENSGKAVVEGVEGNLFVTLSPTLEWNTNFTYMLESKDKDSGEPLSIIPEYTVNTSLDWAATEKLSLQVSGTYYGTQESPSYNARRNVAIDSQAQKDIDPYGLMGVSAGYAFNEQYSVRMGINNLFDKRIYREGNATEAGANTYNEAGRAYFASVTASF from the coding sequence ATGCAGTCGCGATTCAAACTCAGTCATTTGTCGTTGGCCATCGTTGCGGCCAGTCTTTCCCCCTGCACGCTGTTTGCCGCCGACGTGGTAGATGCCGAGATCGATGCCCTGAGTGCAGCCGCCGAACCTACTGATGCGATCACGCTCAAGGATGCTGTGGTCACCGCCAAGCAGGAGCTCAAGCAGGCGCCGGGTGTGTCGATCATCACCGCCGAGGACATCAAGAAGCGTCCGCCGGCCAATGACCTCTCCGATGTGATCCGCCGCGAGCCTGGGGTCAATCTGACTGGTAACAGCACCAGTGGCAGCCGGGGTAACAATCGTCAGATCGACCTGCGCGGCATGGGCCCGGAAAATACCCTGATTCTGATCGATGGCCGTCCCTCCAGCTCGCGTAACGCCGTGCGTTACGGTTGGACCGGTGACCGTGACACCCGTGGCGAAACCAACTGGGTACCGGCTGAAGAAGTCGAGCGCATCGAAATCCTCCGCGGCCCGGCCGCTGCACGCTATGGCTCGGGGGCCATGGGCGGGGTGGTGAATATCATCACCAAGCGGCCGACCGAGGAGCTGCGTGGCTCGGTCACCCTGTATGCAATCCAGCCGGAAGACGACGCCGAGGGCGCCGGCCAGCGTGCCAACTTCAACCTCAGCGGTGCGCTGAACGACAGCCTGGCCTTCCGCCTGTATGGCGGCGCCAACAAGACCAATGCCGACGATGCCGGCATCAACGCCGAACGTCAGGTGGGTGCCGATACCCTGGTGGCGGGCCGTGAAGGCGTGCGCAACAAGGACATCAGCGGCCTGCTCAGCTGGCAGATAAACCCCGATCACAGCCTGGACCTGGAGGCTACCTACAGTCGTCAGGGCAACATCTACGCCGGTGACACCATGCTTAACGGCGGTGGTGCGTTTGTGAACCAGCTGTATGGCAAGGAAACCAACATTATCCAGCGCAGCAGCTACGCGCTGACCCACAACGGTGAGTACGACTGGGGCAGCTCCACTGCCTCGCTGGCTTACGACTACACCCGTAACGAGCGCCTCAACGAAGGCCTGGCGGGTGGTGGTGAGGGCGCGCCGTCGGAAGGGGCCGGGGTGTTTATGTCGCGCCTGCGCAACACCCGCGCCAATGCCGAGGTCAACTTGCCGCTGGAAATGGGCGCGCCGCAGGTGCTGACCCTGGGCGGCGAATACCTGTATGAGAGCCTGAATGACCCAGGCTCCATGCGTGCGCAAACCTGGGATCCAGGTGTCGGCGGCGTGCCAGCGATTCCTGGCTTTGACCGCAGCCAGACCAAGACCACCGCGCACAGCTTTGCCCTGTTTGCCGAGGACAACATCGAGGTAGGCGAGCGCACCATCGTCACCCCAGGGTTGCGCTATGACGACCATGAAGAGTTTGGCGGTAACTGGAGCCCGAGCCTCAACGCCTCCCATGAACTGACCGATGAGCTGACCCTCAAAGGCGGTATCGCGCGGGCCTACAAGACCCCCAACCTGTATCAGTCCAACCCCAACTACCTGCTCTACAGCATGGGCTTTGGTTGTAACGCGGCAGAAGCCAACGCCGGTGGCTGCTACCTGATCGGCAATCCGGATCTGGAGCCGGAAACCAGCATCAACAAGGAAATCGGCCTGGCCTTCGATAAAGGCACCTGGCGTACCAGCGCGACCTACTTCCGCAACGACTACAAGAACAAGATCGTTTCCAGCAACACGGCGGAGTTCCGCCTGGCGAACGGTCGTCGTGTGCAGAACTGGGAAAACTCCGGTAAAGCCGTCGTCGAAGGGGTTGAAGGCAACCTGTTCGTCACCCTTAGCCCGACGCTGGAGTGGAACACCAACTTCACCTACATGCTCGAGTCCAAGGACAAGGACAGCGGCGAGCCGCTGAGCATCATCCCCGAGTACACCGTCAACACCAGTCTGGACTGGGCCGCCACCGAGAAGCTGTCGCTGCAGGTCAGTGGCACCTACTACGGCACTCAGGAGTCCCCGAGCTACAACGCTCGGCGCAACGTGGCGATCGACAGCCAGGCGCAGAAGGACATCGATCCTTACGGCCTGATGGGCGTCAGCGCCGGCTATGCCTTCAATGAGCAGTACAGCGTGCGCATGGGGATCAACAACCTGTTCGACAAACGCATCTACCGCGAAGGCAACGCCACCGAAGCCGGGGCCAACACCTACAACGAAGCTGGGCGTGCCTACTTCGCCTCGGTCACCGCATCCTTCTAG
- a CDS encoding class I SAM-dependent methyltransferase encodes MQVWNQGYLAELPYPHHVQPQLAPSWLVALQTALGQRASNLLSGFRYCELGCGQGLNSLLLAASNPEGQFVAVDFNPQHIAHGRRLAAAAQLSNIEFVQADFTELLGQPGEGYDFIVAHGVYSWVAPAQREAIRGFVEQRLNANGLLCLGYMCQPGMAPLAAAQRFIWQHAQHSKGSPPQRVQAALEALQALQQGGAGYFVEQPEMARLLARSAEQGVDYLAHELLCEHWQPLPVADVMAEFARLGCQLIGSAIPLENIDALSLPGNCLAAIKGLSDPALRETAKDLARNQAQRSDLYQRGDQALSATAHRQALLGSCWTLLPAAPAPGAVEFSTRIGPLQGAAELYQPLLQALGEGPQSFAELARRPALAAQVGQLSGALQLLTWAGYAHPLLHAPVDVTRCQALNRLLAEGALQGAGYAHLAAPSLGASVPADTLEMAAVRVLLEHPQLRGVLLSETIQALLRRHGVTVEQAAERVQRFEQYTLPRWQVLGVVP; translated from the coding sequence ATGCAAGTGTGGAATCAGGGGTATCTGGCCGAGTTGCCCTATCCTCATCATGTGCAGCCGCAGTTGGCGCCCAGCTGGCTGGTGGCGCTGCAGACGGCCCTCGGGCAGCGCGCAAGTAACCTGTTGTCGGGGTTTCGCTATTGCGAGCTGGGTTGTGGGCAAGGCCTGAACAGCCTGTTGCTGGCAGCCAGCAATCCCGAGGGGCAGTTTGTGGCGGTGGATTTCAACCCCCAACATATCGCCCATGGCCGTCGACTGGCCGCCGCTGCGCAGTTGAGCAATATCGAGTTTGTGCAGGCCGATTTCACCGAGCTGCTCGGGCAACCGGGCGAGGGCTATGACTTTATCGTGGCCCATGGCGTGTACAGCTGGGTGGCGCCCGCGCAGCGTGAGGCTATCCGTGGCTTTGTCGAGCAGCGCCTCAACGCCAATGGGCTGCTGTGCCTGGGTTATATGTGTCAGCCCGGCATGGCGCCCTTGGCGGCGGCTCAGCGGTTTATCTGGCAGCACGCGCAACACAGCAAAGGTTCACCGCCGCAGCGTGTGCAGGCGGCGCTGGAGGCATTGCAGGCCTTGCAACAGGGCGGCGCCGGCTATTTTGTCGAGCAGCCTGAGATGGCCCGGCTGCTGGCGCGCAGTGCCGAGCAGGGGGTGGACTATCTGGCCCATGAGCTGCTGTGTGAGCACTGGCAGCCGTTGCCGGTGGCCGACGTTATGGCAGAGTTTGCTCGCCTCGGTTGCCAGTTGATCGGCAGCGCCATTCCACTGGAAAACATCGATGCACTGTCGCTGCCCGGTAACTGCCTGGCTGCGATTAAGGGCCTGAGTGACCCGGCGCTGCGGGAAACTGCCAAGGACCTGGCACGCAACCAAGCCCAGCGCAGTGACCTGTACCAACGCGGCGATCAGGCCCTGTCGGCCACGGCACATCGACAAGCCTTGCTGGGCAGCTGCTGGACCCTGTTACCCGCCGCGCCGGCACCGGGGGCGGTGGAATTTTCAACGCGCATCGGCCCGCTGCAGGGCGCTGCCGAGTTGTATCAGCCACTGCTGCAGGCCCTTGGTGAGGGGCCGCAGAGTTTTGCCGAACTGGCGCGGCGGCCTGCCCTGGCGGCGCAGGTCGGCCAGCTCAGCGGTGCTTTACAGCTGCTGACCTGGGCGGGCTATGCCCATCCGTTGCTGCACGCGCCGGTAGATGTTACTCGCTGCCAGGCGCTTAACCGCCTGCTGGCTGAGGGAGCGTTGCAGGGCGCCGGCTACGCGCACCTGGCTGCGCCAAGCCTGGGCGCGAGTGTGCCGGCGGATACGCTGGAAATGGCCGCCGTCCGTGTGCTGCTGGAGCATCCGCAGTTACGCGGCGTTTTACTGAGTGAAACCATTCAGGCCCTGCTACGCCGCCACGGCGTAACGGTGGAACAGGCCGCCGAGCGCGTGCAGCGCTTCGAGCAATACACCTTGCCCCGTTGGCAAGTGCTGGGGGTAGTGCCATGA
- a CDS encoding alpha/beta hydrolase-fold protein, protein MKRCWLWLFCLSSLNVVNAADYPGYQRLAPFHVQSADAQRSYQVQLLVPARAAPASGFPVLYLLDGHAALAALKAQWLDELKEGTPPLLVFIGHTGERPFNVPARTLDYTPARRDGLPMQAFNGVQGGGAAVFLTLLEQRIKPQVAALQPVDPTQQALWGHSFGGLFVLNTLFTQPASFSRYIAASPSLWWQSGLLLETERDFAGATAQLLIVRGSDEGLPGNARPGVDPALLEQRRKAMAAVPADAARQMAERLTRWSGLQVTYQEFAGLGHGPMLAASLRPALRMAAGLAQEGRDE, encoded by the coding sequence ATGAAGCGCTGCTGGTTGTGGTTGTTCTGTCTGTCCTCGCTGAACGTGGTGAATGCTGCGGATTATCCCGGTTACCAACGGCTTGCGCCGTTTCATGTGCAGTCGGCAGATGCCCAGCGCAGCTATCAGGTGCAGTTGCTGGTGCCGGCGCGTGCAGCACCGGCCAGCGGCTTCCCGGTGCTTTATCTGCTTGATGGCCATGCCGCGCTGGCGGCGCTGAAGGCGCAATGGCTGGACGAGCTGAAGGAAGGGACGCCGCCGCTGCTGGTGTTTATCGGGCATACCGGTGAGCGGCCCTTCAATGTGCCGGCACGCACCCTCGACTACACCCCGGCACGCCGCGATGGCCTGCCCATGCAGGCCTTCAATGGGGTGCAGGGCGGAGGTGCTGCAGTCTTTCTGACACTGCTGGAGCAGCGCATCAAGCCGCAGGTGGCCGCACTGCAACCGGTAGATCCGACGCAACAGGCGCTCTGGGGGCATTCGTTCGGCGGGTTGTTCGTGCTCAATACCTTGTTCACCCAGCCGGCCAGCTTTAGCCGCTATATCGCCGCCAGCCCGTCGCTGTGGTGGCAGTCCGGGCTGTTGCTGGAGACTGAGCGTGACTTTGCCGGGGCCACTGCCCAGCTGTTGATCGTGCGCGGCAGTGACGAAGGCCTGCCCGGCAACGCCCGACCCGGTGTCGATCCGGCACTGCTGGAGCAGCGGCGCAAAGCCATGGCTGCGGTTCCGGCTGATGCCGCGCGGCAGATGGCCGAGCGCCTGACGCGTTGGTCGGGGCTGCAGGTGACGTATCAGGAATTTGCCGGCTTGGGCCATGGGCCGATGTTGGCCGCGTCCTTGCGGCCGGCACTGCGCATGGCGGCTGGTTTGGCGCAGGAGGGACGCGATGAGTAA